In Oncorhynchus gorbuscha isolate QuinsamMale2020 ecotype Even-year linkage group LG08, OgorEven_v1.0, whole genome shotgun sequence, one genomic interval encodes:
- the LOC124041910 gene encoding WD repeat-containing protein 37 isoform X2 — MPVESGSSAASRQAKQKRKSHSLSIRRTNSTEQERTGLQREMLEGQDSKLPLSLRSNLLDLFGQIEREFENLYIENIELRREIETLNDRLTAEGQTIDGGDLTKGALKTKASHSTSQLSQKLKTTYKASTSKIVSSFKATTSRAVCQLVKEYVGHRDGIWDLSVTRTQPVVLGTASADHSAMLWSIETGKCLLKYVGHAGSVNSIKFHPTEQMALTASGDQTAHIWRYMVQLPTPQPVADISTPCDDDIDFSDKDEAEGDGEGPNECPSIRMASTTLRSHQGVVIAADWLVGGKQVVTASWDRAANLYDVETSELVHSLTGHDQELTHCCTHPTQRLVVTSSRDTTFRLWDFRDPSIHSVNVFQGHTDTVTSAVFTVGDNVVSGSDDRTVKVWDLKNMRSPIATIRTDSAVNRISVSVSQRIIALPHDNRQVRLFDMSGVRLARLPHSNRQGHRRMVCCSAWCEDNSSCNLFSCGFDRQAIGWNINIPALLQEK, encoded by the exons ATGCCTGTCGAAAGTGGAAGCAGTGCAGCTTCTCGCCAGGCCAAGCAGAAGCGCAAGTCCCACAGCCTGTCCATCCGCCGGACCAACAGCACAGAGCAGGAGCGCACAGGTTTACAGAGGGAGATGTTGGAGGGACAG GATTCCAAATTGCCATTGTCTTTGAGAAGCAATCTTCTGGACCTGTTTGGCCAGATTGAGAGGGAGTTTGAAAACCTCTACATTGAAAACATTGAGT TGCGTAGAGAGATTGAAACACTGAACGATCGTTTGACAGCTGAAGGACAAACCATTGATGGGGGAGATTTGACAAAGGGGGCACTTAAAACAAAAG CAAGTCATAGCACAAGTCAACTTTCACAAAAACTGAAGACTACTTATAAGGCATCTACAAGCAAG ATCGTTTCCAGTTTTAAAGCCACCACGTCCAGAGCCGTGTGCCAGCTGGTCAAGGAATATGTAGGTCACAGAGATGGCATATGGGACCTGAGTGTCACCAGGACACAGCCCGTGGTGCTGGGTACAGCTTCGGCAG ATCACAGTGCCATGCTATGGAGCATCGAGACTGGGAAGTGCCTCCTGAAGTATGTGGGTCATGCAGGATCAG TTAACTCTATCAAGTTCCATCCCACGGAACAGATGGCTCTTACAG CATCTGGTGACCAGACAGCCCATATCTGGAGGTACATGGTGCAGCTGCCCACCCCACAGCCTGTAGCCGACATCAGT ACGCCCTGTGACGACGACATAGACTTCTCAGATAAGGACGAGGCTGAAGGAGACGGTGAGGGCCCTAACGAGTGTCCCTCCATCCGCATGGCTTCCACTACCCTCAGGAGCCACCAGGGGGTTGTCATCGCTGCAGACTGGCTGGTGGGGGGCAAGCAGGTGGTTACCGCCTCCTGGGACCGGGCTGCCAACCTGTATGATGTGGAGACTTCTGAGCTTGTCCACTCACTCACTG GCCACGACCAGGAGCTGACCCATTGCTGCACCCACCCCACCCAGCGTCTGGTGGTCACCTCGTCCAGAGACACCACCTTCCGTCTGTGGGACTTCAGAGACCCCTCCATCCACTCTGTCAACGTGTTCCAGGGACACACCGA CACGGTGACATCAGCAGTGTTCACTGTGGGGGACAATGTGGTGTCTGGGAGTGACGATCGCACCGTCAAGGTCTGGGACCTCAAGAACATGAGGTCACCCATAGCAACAATCCGCACAGACTCTGCAGTCAATAG GATAAGCGTGTCGGTGAGTCAAAGAATCATTGCTCTTCCTCACGACAATCGACAAGTTCGGCTGTTTGACATGTCAGGAGTGCGGCTGGCTCGACTCCCACACAGCAACAGACAG GGCCACCGGCGCATGGTGTGCTGCTCAGCCTGGTGTGAGGACAACTCCTCCTGTAACCTCTTCAGCTGTGGCTTCGACAGGCAGGCCATCGGATGGAACATCAACATCCCAGCTCTGCTGCAGGAGAAGTGA
- the LOC124041910 gene encoding WD repeat-containing protein 37 isoform X3: MPVESGSSAASRQAKQKRKSHSLSIRRTNSTEQERTGLQREMLEGQDSKLPLSLRSNLLDLFGQIEREFENLYIENIELRREIETLNDRLTAEGQTIDGGDLTKGALKTKASHSTSQLSQKLKTTYKASTSKIVSSFKATTSRAVCQLVKEYVGHRDGIWDLSVTRTQPVVLGTASADHSAMLWSIETGKCLLKYVGHAGSVNSIKFHPTEQMALTASGDQTAHIWRYMVQLPTPQPVADISQTPCDDDIDFSDKDEAEGDGEGPNECPSIRMASTTLRSHQGVVIAADWLVGGKQVVTASWDRAANLYDVETSELVHSLTGHDQELTHCCTHPTQRLVVTSSRDTTFRLWDFRDPSIHSVNVFQGHTDTVTSAVFTVGDNVVSGSDDRTVKVWDLKNMRSPIATIRTDSAVNRMSMSDKRVGESKNHCSSSRQSTSSAV, encoded by the exons ATGCCTGTCGAAAGTGGAAGCAGTGCAGCTTCTCGCCAGGCCAAGCAGAAGCGCAAGTCCCACAGCCTGTCCATCCGCCGGACCAACAGCACAGAGCAGGAGCGCACAGGTTTACAGAGGGAGATGTTGGAGGGACAG GATTCCAAATTGCCATTGTCTTTGAGAAGCAATCTTCTGGACCTGTTTGGCCAGATTGAGAGGGAGTTTGAAAACCTCTACATTGAAAACATTGAGT TGCGTAGAGAGATTGAAACACTGAACGATCGTTTGACAGCTGAAGGACAAACCATTGATGGGGGAGATTTGACAAAGGGGGCACTTAAAACAAAAG CAAGTCATAGCACAAGTCAACTTTCACAAAAACTGAAGACTACTTATAAGGCATCTACAAGCAAG ATCGTTTCCAGTTTTAAAGCCACCACGTCCAGAGCCGTGTGCCAGCTGGTCAAGGAATATGTAGGTCACAGAGATGGCATATGGGACCTGAGTGTCACCAGGACACAGCCCGTGGTGCTGGGTACAGCTTCGGCAG ATCACAGTGCCATGCTATGGAGCATCGAGACTGGGAAGTGCCTCCTGAAGTATGTGGGTCATGCAGGATCAG TTAACTCTATCAAGTTCCATCCCACGGAACAGATGGCTCTTACAG CATCTGGTGACCAGACAGCCCATATCTGGAGGTACATGGTGCAGCTGCCCACCCCACAGCCTGTAGCCGACATCAGT CAGACGCCCTGTGACGACGACATAGACTTCTCAGATAAGGACGAGGCTGAAGGAGACGGTGAGGGCCCTAACGAGTGTCCCTCCATCCGCATGGCTTCCACTACCCTCAGGAGCCACCAGGGGGTTGTCATCGCTGCAGACTGGCTGGTGGGGGGCAAGCAGGTGGTTACCGCCTCCTGGGACCGGGCTGCCAACCTGTATGATGTGGAGACTTCTGAGCTTGTCCACTCACTCACTG GCCACGACCAGGAGCTGACCCATTGCTGCACCCACCCCACCCAGCGTCTGGTGGTCACCTCGTCCAGAGACACCACCTTCCGTCTGTGGGACTTCAGAGACCCCTCCATCCACTCTGTCAACGTGTTCCAGGGACACACCGA CACGGTGACATCAGCAGTGTTCACTGTGGGGGACAATGTGGTGTCTGGGAGTGACGATCGCACCGTCAAGGTCTGGGACCTCAAGAACATGAGGTCACCCATAGCAACAATCCGCACAGACTCTGCAGTCAATAG GATGAGCATGTCG GATAAGCGTGTCGGTGAGTCAAAGAATCATTGCTCTTCCTCACGACAATCGACAAGTTCGGCTGTTTGA
- the LOC124041910 gene encoding WD repeat-containing protein 37 isoform X1, whose protein sequence is MPVESGSSAASRQAKQKRKSHSLSIRRTNSTEQERTGLQREMLEGQDSKLPLSLRSNLLDLFGQIEREFENLYIENIELRREIETLNDRLTAEGQTIDGGDLTKGALKTKASHSTSQLSQKLKTTYKASTSKIVSSFKATTSRAVCQLVKEYVGHRDGIWDLSVTRTQPVVLGTASADHSAMLWSIETGKCLLKYVGHAGSVNSIKFHPTEQMALTASGDQTAHIWRYMVQLPTPQPVADISQTPCDDDIDFSDKDEAEGDGEGPNECPSIRMASTTLRSHQGVVIAADWLVGGKQVVTASWDRAANLYDVETSELVHSLTGHDQELTHCCTHPTQRLVVTSSRDTTFRLWDFRDPSIHSVNVFQGHTDTVTSAVFTVGDNVVSGSDDRTVKVWDLKNMRSPIATIRTDSAVNRISVSVSQRIIALPHDNRQVRLFDMSGVRLARLPHSNRQGHRRMVCCSAWCEDNSSCNLFSCGFDRQAIGWNINIPALLQEK, encoded by the exons ATGCCTGTCGAAAGTGGAAGCAGTGCAGCTTCTCGCCAGGCCAAGCAGAAGCGCAAGTCCCACAGCCTGTCCATCCGCCGGACCAACAGCACAGAGCAGGAGCGCACAGGTTTACAGAGGGAGATGTTGGAGGGACAG GATTCCAAATTGCCATTGTCTTTGAGAAGCAATCTTCTGGACCTGTTTGGCCAGATTGAGAGGGAGTTTGAAAACCTCTACATTGAAAACATTGAGT TGCGTAGAGAGATTGAAACACTGAACGATCGTTTGACAGCTGAAGGACAAACCATTGATGGGGGAGATTTGACAAAGGGGGCACTTAAAACAAAAG CAAGTCATAGCACAAGTCAACTTTCACAAAAACTGAAGACTACTTATAAGGCATCTACAAGCAAG ATCGTTTCCAGTTTTAAAGCCACCACGTCCAGAGCCGTGTGCCAGCTGGTCAAGGAATATGTAGGTCACAGAGATGGCATATGGGACCTGAGTGTCACCAGGACACAGCCCGTGGTGCTGGGTACAGCTTCGGCAG ATCACAGTGCCATGCTATGGAGCATCGAGACTGGGAAGTGCCTCCTGAAGTATGTGGGTCATGCAGGATCAG TTAACTCTATCAAGTTCCATCCCACGGAACAGATGGCTCTTACAG CATCTGGTGACCAGACAGCCCATATCTGGAGGTACATGGTGCAGCTGCCCACCCCACAGCCTGTAGCCGACATCAGT CAGACGCCCTGTGACGACGACATAGACTTCTCAGATAAGGACGAGGCTGAAGGAGACGGTGAGGGCCCTAACGAGTGTCCCTCCATCCGCATGGCTTCCACTACCCTCAGGAGCCACCAGGGGGTTGTCATCGCTGCAGACTGGCTGGTGGGGGGCAAGCAGGTGGTTACCGCCTCCTGGGACCGGGCTGCCAACCTGTATGATGTGGAGACTTCTGAGCTTGTCCACTCACTCACTG GCCACGACCAGGAGCTGACCCATTGCTGCACCCACCCCACCCAGCGTCTGGTGGTCACCTCGTCCAGAGACACCACCTTCCGTCTGTGGGACTTCAGAGACCCCTCCATCCACTCTGTCAACGTGTTCCAGGGACACACCGA CACGGTGACATCAGCAGTGTTCACTGTGGGGGACAATGTGGTGTCTGGGAGTGACGATCGCACCGTCAAGGTCTGGGACCTCAAGAACATGAGGTCACCCATAGCAACAATCCGCACAGACTCTGCAGTCAATAG GATAAGCGTGTCGGTGAGTCAAAGAATCATTGCTCTTCCTCACGACAATCGACAAGTTCGGCTGTTTGACATGTCAGGAGTGCGGCTGGCTCGACTCCCACACAGCAACAGACAG GGCCACCGGCGCATGGTGTGCTGCTCAGCCTGGTGTGAGGACAACTCCTCCTGTAACCTCTTCAGCTGTGGCTTCGACAGGCAGGCCATCGGATGGAACATCAACATCCCAGCTCTGCTGCAGGAGAAGTGA